CAACTTCCTTGTAGTTGGTACTGTTCTCTTCTTCGTTATTAAAGCTATGGAAAAAGCTCAAAGCCTTACTAAAAAAGAAGAAGTTGCTGAGGAAGCTCCAGCTGGTCCAACTGAGTTGGAAGTACTTCAAGAAATCAAAGCTCTTCTTGAGAAAAAATAAGACAAATAAAGGATTTAGTATAAAGCTAAATCCTTTTTTTCTTTACTCTTTTGGTAACTTACCAGCCTTTTCCAGCATTTTCTTAATCAAGTATGGCATCTTCACATTTTCACGGCCTTTTTTCTCAATGAGCTTTTTCACAAATTCTGGCATCTGAAGGTCGTCTGTCTCTTTCATGATGTCCTTGGTAGTTGCTGAAAGCGCTAACTCATCAAAAGTTTCTTCTTCTGGAAGAAAAGCTTTAAATCCTTTGTCTTCATTGGCTCTTACAGTAGCAACTAAGGCGTCAATTAAACGACTATCCGTATTGGGTTTAGGTGGACGATGGTAATGCACCCCCAATTCCTGACATAGCTCATAACATTCCACACATTATCAAACAAGACTTCAATGTGCTCACTGATAAAACTAATAGGTACAAAAATATAATGGTCTGGATGCTCTGTCTGTTCTCTGAGATATTCTAATACATCTGTCTTAATCCATGGAATCCCGATATCACTCTCACTCTGCCAAGTGTTGGTATATTGCTCGGAACTCAAACTCAGTTTTGCAGCAACTAACTTGCTATTTTCAAAAATTTGGTCGATATATGGGTCACCAAAATCCAAGGCAAAAATGGGTACACTGTGGGCTGAAAAGATGACTTTAAAACTATCCTGCTTCACTTCTTCTTTTAAAATCTTAGCAATTTCATCTGCCCAATAGTTTAAGAGCGCTTCTTCCTGATACCAGTCCTTAATGACCAAAAACTGAATTTGCTTGCTTTCTAAAAATTTCTCATAACCCATGACAGAGTAGAAAGAATAATGGGGCTCCAAAATCAAGCAAATACACTGCTCGATTCCGTCTACTTCCATCTGACCAATCACATCTGGAATAAAGGGTTTGGAAAACTTATTAGCAAAATAAACACTATACTCATTCCCCAGCCTAGCTTCTACCAATGCAACCTCTTGACGGGTAATTTTTTGCGGAGGCGTGCCACCAATTCGTACATAATTATCGTAGAGAGTTTGAATTTCGTGGTTTCGAGGTCTCACTCCACGACGAATATTTGTGAAAAAACAGCCACACCTTCAAAAGTAATCTCTTTCTGGCGAACCGAAAGTCATCATTAAAATTGCTTTTTTCATAATCGCTTCCTTGTGATATTTTTATCAAGTTTATTTTACCATTAATTCGTTGATTAGTAAACGCTAACATTGTATATTCCCCTAACTTCTGGCTTTTGTTTTTCTCTTCTTTCTATGATACAATGGAAAAAATGAATTCAAAAGGAGTTTTTTATGACTTATCCAAATCTCTTGGACCGTTTCTTAACCTACGTTAAGGTCAACACGCGCTCTGATGAACACTCTACTACTACTCCAAGTACGCAGAGTCAGGTTGACTTCGCAACCAATGTTCTTATCCCTGAAATGAAACGTGTTGGATTGCAAAATGTTTACTACTTACCAAATGGTTTTGCTATCGGAACACTGCCTGCCAATGATCCAAGTTTGACCCGTAAGATTGGTTTCATCTCTCACATGGATACTGCTGATTTTAATGCTGAAGGCGTAAAACCGCAAGTTATCGAAGACTATGATGGCGGAGTCATCGACTTAGGTACTTCTGGTTTCAGACTCGATCCTGCTGACTTCAAGAGTCTTGAAAAATATCTAGGCCAAACGCTTATCACAACTGACGGAACGACCTTGCTGGGCGCTGATGACAAATCTGGAATTGCTGAGATTATGACCGCTATCGAATACTTGACTGCTCATCCTGAAATCAAGCATTGTGAAATTCGAGTTGGTTTTGGTCCAGATGAAGAAATCGGTGTTGGTGCCAATAAATTTGACGCAGAAGATTTTGATGTGGACTTTGCCTATACTGTTGATGGTGGTCCGCTAGGAGAACTGCAGTACGAGACTTTTTCAGCAGCTGGTGCTGAGCTTCATTTCCAAGGACGTAATGTCCACCCTGGTACTGCCAAAGGACAGATGGTCAATGCCCTTCAGATGGCGATCGATTTTCATAATCAACTTCCTGAGAATGACCGGCCAGAGCTGACAGATGGTTACCAAGGTTTCTATCATCTTATGGATGTGACAGGTAGTGTCGAGGAGGCGCGTGCAAGCTACATCATTCGTGATTTTGAAAAAGATGCCTTTGAAGCGCGTAAAGCAGCCATGCAGTCTATCGCTGATAAGATGAATCAAGAACTTGGTAGCGACCGTGTCACTCTAAACTTGACAGACCAGTACTACAATATGAAGGAAGTCATTGAGAAAGACATGACGCCTGTTACCATTGCTAAAGCTATTATGGAAGATTTAGGCATCACGCCTATTATTGAACCAATTCGTGGAGGAACAGACGGCTCTAAGATTTCCTTTATGGGAATCCCAACTCCAAATATCTTTGCGGGTGGAGAAAATATGCACGGACGTTTTGAGTACGTTAGCCTTCAAACTATGGAACGTGCAGTTGATACCATCATTGGTATCGTAGCTTATAAAGACTAAAAAAGACGAGGTAGCTCAGCTACTTCGCCTTTCTGTTTATTCTGCTGGTTTTTCTTGATTGTCAGCACTTGTTGTAGATTCTATTGTTTCCTTTTCTGAAGTTGATTCAGCATGTTTAGAATCACTTGTGTTGCTTGGTTTGTTTTCGTCGCTTACTGTTTCACTGTTAGATTCTGCAGCTGCTGATGTTTCAGTTTTGGAACTTGTGTTCTCACCATTTGCTTCAGCATTTGTTGCTGGAGTTGCTTTTTCACTTGCGCTTGATTTTGACTTGATTTCTTGATTCAAGACCAGAATAGCTTTTGTCAATTCAAGTAAAGCAGCTTTATCTTTACTCTTAGCAGAAAGTTGATCTAGTAATGCATCCACCTTATCAAAGTCAGCATCAGAACCCTTATTGTTTTCTAAATAAGCATGAAGCGACATGAGAATATCGTAGAGTTTTTGATAGAGTACAAGTGTCTGAGGATCTTGCTCAGCATTTTCTTTCTCTTGTTGAAGGGCGCTAGCGATACGAGTCAAGACATCTTTTACCTGACTGTTTACTTCATCCAAGTCTGCATCAGCCTTATTTGTAGCAGCTTTGAGATTTTCTACTTCTTCTGCCAAGGATTGTCTGATTCCTTCTTCTTGGATTTGTTCCAAGAGTTGATTTGCCTTGCCCAAAAGACTTTCTACTTCTTCCTTGCTAACATGGTTGACATGTTCTTCAGGCATAAAGTCTCCGTACAATTCTTTCAAGAAGGCATAAATAGCTGTCTTGGCAGTTTGGTTATCGACTTTTTCAGTATCTAGAACTGTTTTCGTTGATTTCGCTGTTGTTGGCTGAGCTTTCAAAGCTTCTTCTACTTCTTGTTTTGTTTGATAGATGCTTGGGAATAATTTGTTCAATTCCGCTGCCTTAAGGAAGGATTGAGATTGATACAAGGTCCAAGTCAACTGAGCGACTTT
This genomic interval from Streptococcus oralis subsp. tigurinus contains the following:
- the pepT gene encoding peptidase T, producing MTYPNLLDRFLTYVKVNTRSDEHSTTTPSTQSQVDFATNVLIPEMKRVGLQNVYYLPNGFAIGTLPANDPSLTRKIGFISHMDTADFNAEGVKPQVIEDYDGGVIDLGTSGFRLDPADFKSLEKYLGQTLITTDGTTLLGADDKSGIAEIMTAIEYLTAHPEIKHCEIRVGFGPDEEIGVGANKFDAEDFDVDFAYTVDGGPLGELQYETFSAAGAELHFQGRNVHPGTAKGQMVNALQMAIDFHNQLPENDRPELTDGYQGFYHLMDVTGSVEEARASYIIRDFEKDAFEARKAAMQSIADKMNQELGSDRVTLNLTDQYYNMKEVIEKDMTPVTIAKAIMEDLGITPIIEPIRGGTDGSKISFMGIPTPNIFAGGENMHGRFEYVSLQTMERAVDTIIGIVAYKD